Proteins found in one Solitalea lacus genomic segment:
- a CDS encoding UbiX family flavin prenyltransferase — translation MKHKIIIAITGASGSIYAKVLLDKLSLLSKQIEDVGIVMSDNAKQVWEFELGNKSYEAYDFRFYNKKDFMAPFASGSARFNTMIITPCSMGTLARIATGVSDDLITRAADVILKERRKLILVTRDTPLNLIHINNMKTVTEAGGIICPASPSFYSRPQTHEEIALTVINRVIDLAGLESDSYRWGNQ, via the coding sequence ATGAAACATAAAATTATCATAGCAATAACCGGTGCCAGTGGCTCAATATATGCAAAAGTTTTATTGGACAAACTATCTCTACTTAGTAAGCAAATTGAAGATGTTGGGATTGTCATGTCTGATAACGCTAAGCAAGTTTGGGAGTTTGAGCTTGGCAATAAGTCTTATGAAGCTTATGATTTCAGATTTTATAATAAAAAGGATTTCATGGCTCCCTTTGCTTCCGGTTCAGCTCGTTTTAACACGATGATTATTACTCCATGTTCAATGGGTACCCTAGCACGCATTGCAACCGGTGTTTCAGATGATTTAATTACCAGAGCAGCGGATGTGATTCTAAAAGAACGCAGAAAATTGATTCTGGTTACTCGTGACACCCCTTTGAACCTCATCCATATCAACAATATGAAAACGGTTACAGAAGCGGGAGGAATTATTTGTCCGGCTAGCCCATCATTTTACAGCAGACCACAAACTCATGAAGAAATTGCCTTAACTGTAATTAACAGAGTAATTGATCTTGCTGGCCTTGAAAGTGATTCATACAGGTGGGGTAATCAATAA
- a CDS encoding SdiA-regulated domain-containing protein, whose amino-acid sequence MKKILAIVCCFFWVLLATACNIDAKQYNSPKGYDLNKPEKFNLPQSMLEVSGITFNNNNPDTIYAIQDEEGKLFKLNWKIKKQKHSRFGVNGDYEDVAILNETVFILKSNGQLFSFPLKQAWKEDIEHVKVYKKLIPKAEYEGLFANNASNQLYVLVKKSPGNKKQKLLTGEILTYEKTPDSLYKSGNFEIKPPTDKQLTVKAKERIKPTALSKHPITGEWYILTSANKLLILADVNWNITQVYQLNSSIFNQPEGITFDSKGTLYISNEGDELNEGNILRFEYRP is encoded by the coding sequence ATGAAAAAAATATTGGCAATTGTTTGCTGCTTTTTTTGGGTGTTATTGGCCACTGCATGCAATATAGATGCAAAACAATATAATTCTCCAAAAGGATATGATTTAAATAAGCCTGAAAAGTTTAATCTGCCACAAAGCATGCTTGAAGTATCAGGAATTACATTCAATAACAATAATCCCGATACGATTTATGCTATTCAAGATGAGGAAGGTAAACTTTTTAAACTGAACTGGAAAATAAAGAAGCAGAAGCACTCCCGGTTTGGAGTTAATGGCGATTATGAAGATGTAGCCATATTGAATGAAACCGTTTTTATATTGAAAAGTAACGGTCAACTTTTTTCGTTCCCCCTCAAACAAGCTTGGAAGGAAGATATTGAACATGTTAAAGTATATAAAAAGCTAATCCCGAAAGCTGAATACGAAGGTTTATTTGCTAATAATGCCAGCAATCAGTTATATGTTTTGGTGAAAAAATCACCTGGAAATAAAAAACAGAAACTTTTAACAGGCGAAATTTTAACCTATGAGAAAACCCCCGATTCGCTGTATAAATCAGGAAACTTCGAAATAAAACCACCAACCGATAAACAATTAACTGTTAAGGCTAAAGAACGTATTAAACCCACTGCACTTTCTAAACATCCTATTACTGGGGAATGGTACATACTTACTTCTGCCAACAAATTATTGATTTTAGCTGATGTAAATTGGAATATCACCCAGGTCTATCAACTTAATTCATCAATCTTTAATCAACCCGAAGGAATTACCTTTGACAGCAAGGGAACACTTTATATCTCAAACGAAGGAGACGAACTTAATGAAGGAAATATACTTCGATTCGAATATCGCCCCTAA
- the mtaB gene encoding tRNA (N(6)-L-threonylcarbamoyladenosine(37)-C(2))-methylthiotransferase MtaB yields the protein MNTPKKVSFYTLGCKLNFSETSTIGRLFTENGYKQVEFHEGADVYVINTCSVTENADKKCKKVVKEALKYSPKAYIVIIGCYAQLKPAEIAEIPGVDLVLGAAEKFRLMDFINDLTKKPKAEIHNQPIAEANTFISSYSIGDRTRAFLKVQDGCDYTCSFCTIPLARGASRSDTVTNIVQSAASIAASGVKEIVLTGVNIGDYGKGEHGNKKHENTFLELVQALDKVEGIERIRISSIEPNLLTNEIIEFVAQSGKFVPHFHIPLQSGNNKILGLMRRRYKRELYTERVAKIKSLMPDCCIGVDVIVGFPGETKEDFLDTYNFLNELDISYLHVFTYSERENTPAAEFDDVVGGSERADRSKMLHILSEKKRRYFYKQHLNKNFQVLFEADCKEGKMHGFTRNYIKVSVKYDPVLVNELKEVQLISINNEGDVDIKEAEEILTH from the coding sequence ATGAATACCCCTAAAAAAGTTAGTTTTTATACCTTAGGATGCAAATTGAATTTCTCTGAAACTTCAACAATTGGCCGTTTGTTTACCGAAAACGGTTACAAGCAGGTTGAATTTCATGAGGGTGCCGATGTATATGTGATTAATACTTGTTCTGTAACAGAAAACGCCGACAAGAAATGCAAAAAGGTAGTAAAAGAAGCTTTAAAGTATTCTCCTAAAGCATATATTGTTATTATTGGCTGTTATGCACAGTTAAAACCAGCTGAAATAGCTGAAATTCCAGGTGTGGATTTGGTATTGGGGGCCGCTGAAAAATTCAGATTAATGGATTTCATCAATGACCTTACCAAAAAGCCAAAGGCTGAGATTCATAATCAACCCATTGCTGAAGCAAACACTTTTATTTCATCTTATTCAATTGGCGACCGTACCCGTGCTTTCCTGAAAGTGCAGGATGGTTGCGATTATACTTGTTCATTTTGTACCATTCCACTGGCCCGAGGGGCCAGCCGGAGCGATACAGTTACTAATATTGTACAATCAGCCGCTTCTATTGCTGCCTCTGGTGTTAAAGAAATTGTTTTAACCGGCGTAAACATTGGTGATTATGGAAAAGGAGAACATGGCAACAAAAAACATGAGAACACATTTTTGGAGCTAGTTCAAGCATTAGATAAAGTTGAAGGAATTGAGAGAATTCGTATTTCTTCAATAGAGCCTAATTTGCTAACCAATGAAATAATTGAGTTTGTTGCTCAGTCGGGTAAGTTTGTTCCGCATTTCCATATCCCATTACAATCAGGTAATAATAAAATTTTAGGGTTGATGCGACGCCGCTACAAACGTGAACTATATACTGAACGAGTAGCTAAAATCAAATCCTTAATGCCCGACTGTTGTATCGGTGTTGATGTAATTGTTGGTTTTCCTGGCGAAACAAAAGAAGACTTTCTGGATACATACAACTTCTTAAACGAACTTGATATTTCATACCTACATGTCTTCACATATTCAGAACGTGAAAACACACCAGCAGCTGAATTTGACGATGTAGTAGGAGGCTCAGAACGAGCTGATCGAAGTAAAATGCTACATATTCTCTCTGAGAAAAAACGCCGATATTTTTACAAACAACACCTCAATAAAAACTTCCAGGTTCTATTCGAAGCGGATTGCAAGGAGGGCAAAATGCACGGCTTTACGCGTAATTACATCAAGGTTTCTGTTAAATACGACCCTGTTTTAGTAAACGAACTAAAAGAAGTTCAGTTAATTTCTATCAATAATGAGGGTGATGTTGACATAAAAGAAGCAGAAGAAATATTGACTCATTAA
- a CDS encoding thioredoxin family protein codes for MILVMYKKMHFVIPVLIFLVMSKLCYSQQKNEVKWLNIQELEALQKKNPRKVLIDIYTDWCGWCKTMDKKTYQNEAVINIINKNYYAVKLDAETKDKLMFKGKEYVYRRDYRSNELAVYLLNGQMSYPHTVFLDESLEMLTSVPGFVNADEFIPILNYFGGDFYKKMKWGEYQSRTKKMK; via the coding sequence ATGATATTAGTTATGTATAAAAAAATGCACTTTGTGATACCTGTATTGATCTTTTTGGTCATGTCTAAACTTTGTTACAGTCAGCAAAAAAATGAGGTTAAATGGTTAAATATCCAAGAATTGGAAGCGTTACAAAAGAAAAATCCACGTAAAGTTTTAATTGATATTTATACAGATTGGTGTGGGTGGTGTAAAACAATGGATAAAAAAACTTATCAAAACGAAGCAGTGATCAATATTATCAACAAAAACTATTATGCTGTAAAGCTGGATGCTGAAACCAAGGATAAATTGATGTTTAAAGGAAAGGAATATGTTTATCGGAGGGATTATAGATCTAATGAATTAGCAGTTTACCTGTTGAATGGTCAAATGTCGTATCCGCATACAGTATTTCTGGACGAAAGCTTGGAGATGCTAACCAGTGTTCCAGGTTTTGTAAATGCTGATGAATTTATTCCAATTCTTAACTATTTCGGTGGTGATTTTTACAAGAAAATGAAATGGGGGGAGTATCAAAGCAGAACTAAGAAAATGAAATAG
- a CDS encoding class I SAM-dependent methyltransferase has product MRQAKKHLRKWGIKSTLVHCEGEALPFEDEYFDVVFHCGGIYYFNDKQRAILEMTRVAKPGTKLLIVNETDKLVRENYQKNPVLKGKFNDSGKATIPTDLVPQEMLSIKSEIICKGLMYKLTFIKPKTNR; this is encoded by the coding sequence TTGCGGCAAGCTAAAAAGCATTTAAGAAAATGGGGGATTAAATCAACATTAGTTCATTGCGAAGGAGAAGCTTTACCATTTGAAGATGAATATTTTGATGTAGTTTTTCATTGTGGTGGCATCTATTACTTTAATGACAAACAAAGAGCCATTTTGGAAATGACTAGGGTTGCAAAACCAGGGACAAAACTTTTAATAGTTAACGAAACAGATAAGTTAGTTAGAGAAAACTATCAGAAAAACCCTGTATTGAAAGGGAAATTTAATGACTCCGGCAAAGCAACTATTCCAACAGACTTGGTTCCTCAAGAAATGTTGTCTATAAAATCAGAAATCATTTGCAAAGGGTTGATGTATAAATTGACCTTTATTAAACCGAAAACAAACAGATAA
- a CDS encoding DUF1569 domain-containing protein: MNNLFNQSDVTQILDRIEKLTPKSNRQWGKMNVAQMLAHCNMSIETAMGLNFVKQPFIGKIIGSFLKSVALGEKPFAKNSPTDKSYIFPDNLTFKAEKSKAIVSIKKFFEGGPSQCTTHPHPFFGKFTPEEWAVFQWKHLDHHLRQFGV, encoded by the coding sequence ATGAACAACCTATTTAATCAATCAGACGTTACCCAAATTTTGGATCGAATTGAAAAACTGACACCAAAATCCAACAGACAATGGGGTAAAATGAATGTTGCTCAAATGTTAGCCCATTGTAATATGTCAATAGAAACAGCTATGGGTCTGAATTTTGTAAAACAACCTTTTATTGGCAAAATCATAGGCTCTTTTCTGAAGTCTGTGGCTCTTGGAGAAAAACCGTTTGCTAAAAACTCCCCAACCGACAAAAGCTATATCTTTCCTGACAATCTTACATTTAAGGCGGAAAAATCGAAAGCAATAGTATCAATCAAAAAGTTTTTTGAGGGAGGGCCTTCCCAATGCACTACTCATCCACATCCATTTTTTGGCAAATTTACTCCTGAAGAATGGGCGGTTTTCCAATGGAAACATCTCGATCATCATTTAAGACAATTCGGAGTTTAA
- a CDS encoding inositol monophosphatase family protein — protein sequence MIDLENIFLAVKEITLETGAFIRNERKKFNVDKIEYKGLNNLVSYVDKKSEEMLVEALQTILPEAGFVTEEETINKHGEVYNWIVDPLDGTTNFIHGIPNYSISIALHENDQPVLGVVYEVNLDELFYSWKGEKAYLNGKVITVSANKTLGDSLLATGFPYYDFEKAEQYLQTFKELMQLTHGLRRIGSAAVDLAYVACGRFDGYFEYNLNAYDVAAGAYLVKQAGGTITNFSGGNEYINSREIIAGNGYTGNEILKIAQNHF from the coding sequence ATGATTGATTTAGAAAACATCTTCTTAGCCGTAAAAGAAATTACATTAGAAACTGGTGCATTTATCCGAAATGAGCGTAAAAAGTTCAATGTTGATAAAATTGAATATAAAGGTTTAAACAACCTGGTTTCTTACGTTGACAAAAAATCGGAAGAAATGCTGGTGGAAGCTTTGCAGACTATTTTACCAGAGGCTGGCTTTGTGACCGAAGAGGAAACCATTAACAAGCATGGAGAAGTTTACAACTGGATAGTAGACCCATTAGATGGCACCACAAACTTCATCCACGGTATTCCGAACTACTCAATAAGCATTGCATTGCATGAAAACGACCAACCTGTTTTAGGAGTGGTATATGAAGTTAATCTGGATGAATTATTTTATTCTTGGAAAGGAGAGAAGGCTTACTTAAATGGAAAAGTAATCACAGTTTCCGCTAATAAAACACTTGGCGACTCACTATTAGCAACTGGTTTTCCGTACTACGACTTTGAAAAAGCGGAACAATACCTGCAAACCTTTAAAGAACTTATGCAACTAACTCACGGTCTGCGTAGAATAGGTTCTGCAGCTGTAGACTTAGCCTATGTCGCCTGCGGCCGTTTTGACGGATACTTTGAATATAACCTAAACGCTTACGATGTGGCAGCTGGAGCTTACTTAGTTAAGCAGGCAGGAGGAACTATTACTAACTTTTCCGGTGGAAATGAATATATAAATTCCAGAGAAATTATAGCTGGAAATGGTTATACTGGCAATGAAATATTAAAAATAGCCCAAAACCATTTTTAA
- the serC gene encoding 3-phosphoserine/phosphohydroxythreonine transaminase, with the protein MKHNFGAGPGILPQEVLKQAAEAVLNFNNSGLSILEISHRTPDFESVVSEACSLVKELLNLNDDYAITFLHGGASMQFAMVPFNLLGAGETAAYLDSGTWASKAIKEAKFFGNVNVIASSKEANYTFIPKDYTIPADAKYFHVTSNNTIYGTQLHEFPESPVPLVSDMSSDIFSRVFDANKFGLIYAGAQKNMGPAGVALAIIKKDLLGKLDRKIPSMLNYQLHIENGSMYNTPPVFAIYVSMLTLRWVKAQGGVAAMEKINNKKAATLYAEIDRNSLFKGTCVAEDRSRMNVCFIMENQELEKEFLDFVKKADIVGLKGHRSVGGFRASIYNALPQSSVDHLVNVMQEFENLKK; encoded by the coding sequence ATGAAACACAATTTCGGAGCCGGTCCAGGTATTTTACCGCAGGAGGTACTAAAGCAAGCTGCAGAGGCAGTGTTAAATTTTAATAACAGTGGATTGTCCATTTTGGAAATCTCCCACCGTACCCCTGATTTTGAGTCCGTTGTTTCCGAAGCTTGTAGTTTGGTTAAAGAATTATTGAACCTTAACGATGATTACGCCATCACCTTCTTACATGGGGGCGCGAGTATGCAATTTGCTATGGTTCCCTTTAATTTATTGGGTGCAGGTGAAACGGCTGCCTACCTTGATTCAGGAACATGGGCAAGCAAAGCCATTAAAGAAGCTAAATTTTTCGGCAATGTAAATGTAATAGCCTCATCAAAAGAAGCAAACTACACTTTTATTCCTAAGGATTATACAATCCCTGCCGATGCAAAGTATTTTCACGTAACCTCAAACAATACAATTTACGGCACGCAGTTACATGAGTTTCCGGAGTCTCCTGTTCCATTGGTAAGCGATATGTCTTCTGATATTTTCAGCCGTGTTTTTGACGCCAACAAATTCGGGTTGATTTATGCTGGTGCGCAAAAAAACATGGGGCCCGCAGGCGTTGCATTAGCCATTATCAAAAAGGATTTACTTGGTAAACTTGACCGTAAAATTCCTTCTATGTTAAATTATCAATTGCATATAGAGAACGGTTCAATGTATAATACCCCTCCGGTATTTGCTATTTACGTATCGATGCTCACCTTACGCTGGGTAAAGGCGCAAGGAGGAGTGGCAGCAATGGAAAAAATCAATAATAAAAAAGCAGCTACTTTATATGCTGAAATTGATCGTAATTCATTGTTCAAAGGTACCTGTGTTGCTGAAGATCGTTCTCGCATGAACGTATGTTTTATTATGGAGAATCAAGAGCTTGAGAAAGAATTCCTTGATTTTGTAAAAAAAGCTGATATCGTTGGACTAAAAGGTCATCGTAGTGTTGGCGGTTTCAGAGCATCTATTTACAATGCATTACCACAAAGCAGTGTTGATCATTTGGTTAACGTAATGCAAGAATTTGAGAATTTAAAAAAGTAA
- a CDS encoding GtrA family protein: protein MANGQRRKQALSLSKKLLENNVFRFLISGGTSTAVDIVVYFIVFNFILYKQPVEFLGSIVSGHTAALCISFSAGFITNFFISKYFVFSNSNLQTRIQLFRYLIVASVNFGANYFLLKFFVEFLNWYPTPSRALAAMIVAVMSFLLGKYFAFKVKTA from the coding sequence ATGGCAAACGGACAACGCAGAAAACAAGCTTTGTCGCTCTCCAAAAAGTTACTTGAAAACAATGTCTTCCGCTTTCTAATTTCAGGAGGAACATCAACCGCAGTTGATATTGTAGTTTATTTTATTGTTTTCAACTTTATCCTTTACAAACAGCCTGTTGAATTTTTAGGTTCAATTGTAAGTGGGCATACAGCCGCTTTATGTATATCATTTTCTGCCGGCTTTATCACTAATTTTTTTATCAGCAAATATTTTGTTTTCAGTAATTCAAATCTGCAAACACGCATTCAGTTATTCAGGTATTTGATTGTTGCGTCCGTCAATTTCGGAGCCAACTACTTTTTACTGAAATTTTTTGTTGAGTTTTTAAACTGGTATCCAACACCTTCAAGAGCTTTAGCAGCTATGATAGTTGCTGTAATGAGTTTTTTATTAGGCAAATACTTCGCCTTCAAGGTTAAAACAGCATAA
- the rpe gene encoding ribulose-phosphate 3-epimerase → MKQIIAPSILSADFANLQDDVEMINESSADWFHVDVMDGVFVPNISFGFPVVAAVNHHAKKPLDVHLMIVDPDRYLEDFKKVGAKILTVHYEACTHLHRTVTKIKELGMKAGVALNPHTPVSVLEDIINDVDLVLIMSVNPGFGGQKFIENTYNKIKALRSLCERKNAEVIIEVDGGVNKHNAAALLKAGADALVAGNAVFSAEDPIAEIAELKKINIEALQA, encoded by the coding sequence ATGAAACAAATTATTGCCCCTTCAATTTTATCGGCTGATTTTGCCAACCTGCAGGATGATGTAGAGATGATTAACGAAAGCAGCGCTGACTGGTTTCATGTGGACGTGATGGACGGAGTTTTTGTTCCGAACATTTCTTTTGGATTTCCAGTTGTAGCAGCTGTAAACCATCACGCTAAAAAACCGTTGGATGTTCACTTAATGATTGTTGACCCAGATCGCTACTTAGAAGATTTCAAAAAAGTAGGAGCCAAAATTTTAACAGTACATTACGAAGCCTGCACGCACTTGCATCGTACGGTTACTAAAATTAAAGAATTAGGTATGAAAGCCGGGGTAGCTCTTAACCCGCATACACCTGTTAGCGTGTTGGAAGACATTATTAACGATGTGGACTTAGTATTGATCATGTCGGTTAATCCAGGTTTTGGCGGTCAAAAGTTTATTGAAAACACCTACAATAAAATTAAAGCTTTACGCAGTTTATGCGAGCGCAAGAATGCTGAAGTAATTATTGAGGTTGATGGCGGTGTTAACAAACATAATGCGGCGGCTTTGCTAAAGGCTGGTGCAGATGCTTTGGTTGCAGGCAATGCTGTTTTTTCTGCCGAAGATCCGATTGCTGAGATTGCTGAACTTAAAAAAATCAATATCGAGGCACTTCAAGCATAA